DNA from Prunus persica cultivar Lovell chromosome G6, Prunus_persica_NCBIv2, whole genome shotgun sequence:
acccgcaccatacatttaaataaaagtaaaggcgtggacgataaacccgcaccacccttttaaataaatgtaaatgtgcggtaaattaaattcataaattaaacatgcgtgtatgggcactaattctgctccatacttttaaatgaaagtaaaggcgtggacgataaacccgcaccacccttttaaataaatactgctGTATgagtaataaacctacaccatacagtaaataaaataaatgtgcggtaaagtaaattcataatttaaattgcttgctgtatggacgttaattccgcaccatactttaaataaaattaaatgtgcggtaaagtaaattgtgcttgtatgggcactaattctgctccatacagtaaataaaataaatgtggggttaaaaccaccaccgaataaaataagaaaaatgttagtattagtaacggtctcccactgataatatgtttagtattaccaagggtccattttgttaaaggttagtaatagaaaagcagataaatataataggaaataatagGGAAGATAAGTGAGCAGAGATCTTATCGCTTATTCTTTCGGTGGGTCGgtgaattttgttgtttttattaaaagaTGCTGTTCCTCATGGTGTGTCTGCTCCACCAACCAAAAGCAAGGGCCAgctatgtgtatatatatatatatatttatttattattctttctttcggtgcgtttgcttttctttatcGGTGTGTGGACTGAGAGCTCggattcattttctttatcggtttgcttttctttacAACACTCAAGTGCTTTAGCACTTCCCTTTAAGCTCGATGGATCTAATGTCTGGGAACCGTCTGATCATCATCCTAGGGCTCACGGCATAGCAGTTCCCGATGAATATTCTCCTCCTGCACCATCGCTCGATCTCGTACCACGACTTGCACACCATCGAGATCGAGTTCCGGTCCGAGTCCGACTGTATGAACGAGAACACGTGTTCTAGCATCTCCTCTGGGAACGAGTTCAGCCATTTTCGTCATTTGTTCTCACGTACTTAGGCGATGGACAGCGGAGATTGGACGTGGAGGACGACGAAGTGGCCTGCGGAGGTGGTGGAATCCGGGGCAGGGGATCGGAGCTTGAGGTTGTCGAGGTCCCAGCTCAAGGCGTTCATGCTCTCCTCGCTGCCTTCGACGGCCACGATTACGCATCGAGGTTCCCAGCCATGAATGGTTTTTCTCTGTTTGCAATTTGGGATTTCAATGGAGCCCCCAAGAAGGGGCTTATCATCCTGGAGGCTTATTTACAGCAGGAGAATTTGCCGATGGTCGGAAGGGGAGGCACGCCGGCGTTGATGAGAATGCCCGGCCAAACTGTGTACTCGCACTTGTTCACCATTGTGAATGTGGTTGAAAGAACTCCTGATGTGAATAGCCCAAGTATGGTTAACAGGGACACCAACAATGATGCTAGTAATTCTCAGAAAGCTAGCCTCTGTTGTTAAAGCGTTTTCTTTGTTCGATGGGGTGTTTGGTTTGTGCTTTGTGCCTCTGTATAAAAGAGCAGACAAGGGTTGGGTTCAAGAGAGGCTCAATTTGGAGAGGAATTTTCAATTACAGCAAGTGATTGAGATGGAAAaggaacaaaaagaagaagtgggTTTTTCTTGGGGCAGTGATCCTCTGCGCAAATTTACACAAAAATCAAACGCTTTGTCGGCCGACAGAGAGAGCCGAGAATTCCGGTTGATTTTGGTCTCTGGGTTTTATCAGAGAACTCAGCTGGTTAGAgcttcgtgctgataacgtgttataaatcaaaaggaattatggagagaattgagagagagagagaaatattttcTCTTCATTGAATGTGTGTTCTGAATGTATGTTTTGAGTAGGGAAGGGGGgaagccttttataggcatttggGGACTCCACTACTacattattttacaacaagcaaaacaaaaaaaacgaTAAATTATGTCTTCTTTGTGTGGTGGTCCCTTAATCTTTCCATTATTATAGAAACAACATAGTCATATCGTCCCCCACCACAGGGAACCCATATTATTGCTTTCTATTTAACTCAATCAGGCTTACAGAAACCGTCTTTCTTCACAACGAAAACAAATCAACCCATAGCTATCAATTTTGTCAGCCATGAAACATAACTGTGTGGCTCGTACTTTAATTCGTTTTTCTTGGCGCGAGTGTTATTGTTTTATTAGCTGGAGGATGGTGTCCTTTTTGGCCGACAAATATTACTTCTCCACACTATTCTGAggtgatttgattttgaataaagTTCACACCTTTGATAACtttattttaaaggaaaaagcttgctaaattattcaaattattattcatagattgtccaaaaaaattattatggaTAATATAATCTTATTAGCTTTAGAGGAGCAGTTATTTGAGCCCTAATTCAAACGACAAAAGACTATACAGATTGATAATTTGTTTCCCAACGAGCTAACTTTGTGTGGATGTATATTTATAAGTCGGGCCGAGGGATCTGACTTTACTCacaacaaagaacaaaagccCTAGATAACATTATTGATCACCATGGATTCCAATGATCTAAAGCTTCACATAACTGTTTATACCGGAAACAAACGGCCTATGACCACCGAACACTTGGACATGATCGATATTGATCGCAGAAACCCTTCGGCATGCTGCCTACTGAAGCCGTCTATCTTGACCCTTTTACTACCggacacgtgtcatgctcacaatccGCGTTCACAGTCCCACATCAgaaatatgagcacagtgcacacctcccaaggcctatataAGAAGACCCTTATCCCCAAAAGGAAGGAATCAGAACGAACGGTACGCTACcgattgatctgtcagttaacattactaaaaccgtacttactaaagcatcggagagccttcggccggtaccacaccggtaccccaaggactTACCGAACGCGTCCTTTTTGCAGGTACTCACCCTTCCGAAGCAAGACGTCTTCCGAAGATAGTCACCtgccgaaggcataatatAACTAAGTTGGCGAAACACGTGccgaaccactttttcgcatcaacagtttggcgccgtctgtgggaatccagaaaaatcatcaacccacTATCTCCAAAACATATGGGGACCACCTCAGTACCCACGTTCTTATCGGAAGAAGGGGTACCGTTCGGAAGGCAAAGCGGAGCTAGCCCAGCGCTACCCCCATGCAATCCCCTCGGAAACGCCCCAGCAACCCAAACAACCCCCGAAGCCGAGCTGGTAGTCCAAATCGCGTCCCTACGGAAAGACATGGCAAGGCTTCAGGAACACAACAACCTCCTTTCGTCCAAAGTGGACGAAACCCAGCAGCTGCTCCACCAGCAGCACACGCAGAACATCTAGACAACTCACTCTTCCTAGAGCTTGCAGACCCCccataggaagaagaaacacGAGAAGGTAGCGAGGGCAACGCCCGCACCTTCCAAACAGTTGGTAGTTCCGGCACCCAGGGATCAGCCGCACATCCCCAAGAAAGTCTACTCCGATTATCGACATCAGATTAACGATCGGGAAGCAGGGAGACAGAGGTCTCCGATCAGGATTAGCGCTCGACCAAGGGACTCACGGATGAAAATCCTAGGAAGCAAGTCGCCTATTCGGAAGGTCAGAGGGCTGGACTCTGCGGAGGAGTCGGAATCCGAATATATCCCTTCCAGGATGCAAGTTTCCACCAACCGTTCGGCAACGCCTTCACGGTACTTGGGGGTTAATTTATTAAGCCTACAGAGACGATCGGAAGACTATGGTTATGAGGAAATCCCTAGCCGAGACCCTGTTGTCCGACTCCTTTTTCAGAAAGtccaaaaaatggaaaacgaCAAAGCTCGCTCCCAAGAATCGGAATGGGGAAAGCTTCGGCCCGGACCATTCACCAGGCGCATCCGGGACTCTCGGCAGGACAGGGAAGTGCATCAACTGCGTATACCGTTCTATACAGGAACGGATGACCCCTTAACACACCTCCACTCATTTCAGTCCGTCATTGGATGCAAGGGCCTGAGCGACGAAGGACAATGCCTGCTATTCCCGTCTTCCCTTACCAAAGCAACCCTGAACTGGTTCTACCGGTTGGAGCCGGAGACAGTAGATTCTTTCGACGAGCTGAAGCAGATTTTCCTCAATCACTTCATAATCCAAACGGACCGTCTTTACTCTGCCGATGATCTGTACACGATTCGGCAAAGAGAGGACGAACCTTTGAGAGAATACGCGGCGCGCTTCAGTCACGAATACTTAAGATGTCCGGAAACAGACGATAAGGCAGCCTACGGCGCCTTCAAGAGTGGCCTTCGGTCCTCGCATTTCCGATACCTAGTACACAGCAGCAACTGGCGCACGTACGACGAACTGATGAAGCAGGCAGCAATCCACGCCAAAGCTGAATACTTCAACTCGAAACCCGGGGTTTCAACACGGCAAGGGGATGCCGAACCAAGTGCTTATCCGGCAAAGGCGCCACCCTACGAGAGAGTCGACCCATATTTGGCAGGTCATAAGAGGAAAGACGACTGTGCCGATCGAAGAGAACACCCGAAGAAGTGAAAAGGGAGGTATGGACGCAACGACAACCGGGCGCCCCTGCCGAATCGTGACCACGGCAACGAAGTGTTTACCATATTAAACACTACTTACGAGGCCGTCCTGATGAACGAACAAGAAA
Protein-coding regions in this window:
- the LOC109949724 gene encoding uncharacterized protein LOC109949724, which gives rise to MKILGSKSPIRKVRGLDSAEESESEYIPSRMQVSTNRSATPSRYLGVNLLSLQRRSEDYGYEEIPSRDPVVRLLFQKVQKMENDKARSQESEWGKLRPGPFTRRIRDSRQDREVHQLRIPFYTGTDDPLTHLHSFQSVIGCKGLSDEGQCLLFPSSLTKATLNWFYRLEPETVDSFDELKQIFLNHFIIQTDRLYSADDLYTIRQREDEPLREYAARFSHEYLRCPETDDKAAYGAFKSGLRSSHFRYLVHSSNWRTYDELMKQAAIHAKAEYFNSKPGVSTRQGDAEPSAYPAKAPPYERVDPYLAGHKRKDDCADRREHPKK